The DNA window TTGTATTCTGTGCCCCCGAGGCCGCCATAATTGTATTTACTTTAGTGTTACTAGTACAAGGCATATTCTTTGGAGATGGAGGAGTAACCGCCTTAGGAGCGAATGTACTTAACATGGGGATAATTGGAGGATTTACAGGACTTTACGTTTTTAAAGCCCTTAGAAAACCAATTGGAAAATATCCTGCAATTGCAATTGCATCGTGGCTATCCATATTCTTAGCTGCCGAAGCTGTGGCAGTAGAAATGTGGTTGGCTGGAACATTCCCACTCGGAGCAGGATTAATCTTCATGGGACTATACCATGCTTTCATAGGAATCATCGAAGCTGTGCTAACTGTGGTTGTAATAATGGCCCTTGAAAAACTAAGACCAGATTTACTTGGATGGAACAGAAAAAGAAGAGTGGAAGATATTGATACTGAAACAGGGGAGGTGGCATCATAATGAATAAAAAAGATAAAACCTTAATAATTGGTGGAGTAATTGTCTGTTTGATAATTGCAGTTTTATCCCCATTTTTAGCTTCCCCCAATCCAGATGGTTTAGAAAAATCTGCTGAAAACCTTGCTGTTTCAGATGACGGACTTGGATACCAAGCTCCATTTCAGGATTATTATGTAGCTGCACTTGGAGATGGTCCACTTGCAGAAGTAGTGGCACTTGCAATAGGAATCTTAATTGCTTTAGGAGTAGGATTTGCCGTAGCATATGTCTTGAAAAGAAGAAAACCTAAGGAATCTGAATGATTCCATTCTATTTTTTCTTATTCTTTTAAAAACGAAATGTTTGATTATTACTATTTTACAGAAATATTTATCAAGAATAATACTAAGGGTTAAACTTATATTATGAATGATTCTAATCTATTTAACTAAAACAGTTATTATGAGTCTTAATGTAATAATTATGCCCTTAAATCCTCTAAATTAGTAATAATTATTAAGATTGCAACGAAGTGATGGGAACAATGCAGTACTATTCAAAAAAAGGAGTAAATCTTTATGAATGGAGTAAGTTCAATTCTTCAGCTTGAAACAGAAACTAATAAAAAAAGTCCTTTGCATGCAATAGATGGTAGAGTCAAATTAGTCTTATTGATATTCATTATTGTATATTCTGTATTTTCAACACAAATCCTCGTCTTAATATTCCTAGAAATATACCTACTTATTTTGATGTACATATCTAATATTTCATTTAAAACTTCTTTAACAAGAATTTTACTGCTTTTACCATTTGGAGGTTTTATAATTGCATTCCAACCATTCATCCACCCCGGTATCATTATTTGGTCCGGAGCATTTGGAATACATATAACTGATGCAGGATTACTCTGGGCAGTACTCCTCATGTCGAGGCTCGTTGTTGCACTCACTTCCATAGTGATCTTGTCGTCAATTAGCCCTATGCAAGAGGTTGTAGAATCCTTTAGAAAATTAGGAATGCCCCGTGAATTTGCCCTAATTTTTAGTCTAATGATCAGATTTTTATTCATGTTCTTTGACGAACTCAATAGGATAATGCACGCCCAAAAAACACGATGCTTCGATGCATTTAATAAAAAACTTCCATACACTTGGAGGATGAAGCAACTTGGATACACAGTGGCCATGATGTTTCTTAGAGCGTTTGAAAGGGGTGAAACTATCTACATGAGCATGGCAAGTAGGGGTTACTCAGATAAATCCCATTTATACTCTGATACAAGGAGAAAATTCGGAACACCAGAATATATATTTATCCTAGCAACACTATCAACGGTTGTTTGTTTACAATACTTGGCAATGTACCTATTTACCCAATTTGGCATTTTAGGAATGTACATAATAAAATAATTCTGAATGATATTTTAAACCAAAATAATGGATCCTAACTAAAAAAAATGGATTAGTCTAGTGTTCAAATTAGTAGTTGTGATAGATCCATCATTCAGTAGTTTTTTTTAATGTTTTATTAAAGTCAGAATACAGTTTAAAAAAAAATAGTGGAACAGCTCTAAATTTGAGTCTGTACTTTTATGGAAGAACCCTACTAGAATTTTGGATTAAACTGATACCGTACCCGAATCATAGAGCACCTTGATAAAATCGACTGTTATAACTAAGAAGTTCTCTTCACTTAACGAAGAGAAGCTGGGCAAATCATGTAAATCCAGCCAACTCGCATCTTTACCACTTCACCCCCATTTCATCTTAAAAAAAAATTGAATTGGTTTAAGTAAATTAAACTGTAACACAAATTTATCCAGAATTTAAAAATTATTCGATTTTAACCCATTTAATCTTAAATTAGTTATATTCTAGCTTATTATGGCCATAATTACATAATTTATTTGTTTAACTAAACTATGGGGCTTAATTACGTATTCTTCATTTAGAAAATTATAAGTTAGTATTAACTAAATACATGATAATGTTACCAATCTAAAATGAGGAGTAATAAATTTATTCCAGAAAGAACAGTACTGTATATACCAAATGAAAAAAATAATTTCAGATGGAACATTATTTAGTACCAAAAACTAATATATAAACAATAACAACCGTATTAAGCCAAAAACTATTATTGGAGTAATTTCATGAAGGTATTAGGAATATGTGGAAGTCCAAGAAAACAGGCAACTCATCACGTTTTAAACGAAGCATTGCAAATGCTTGATGAAAAAGGTTTTGAAACAGAATTTTATAGTTTGCGTGGTAAAAATATTAGTCCATGTAGACATTGTGACTACTGTATGAAACACAAAGAGTGCGTAGTAGATGATGATATGCAGGATATCTATCCACTTATCACAGAAGCAGAAGGCATTATCATGGCCACGCCAGTATACAACGGGGGTTTAAGTGCTCAGCTTAAAGCTGTTATGGATCGTTGCAGAGCTTTGGGAGCACGCGACTTTGATTTTCTGCGATATAAAGTAGGAATGGCCATAGCCGTAGGTGGTGACCGCATTGGTGGTCAAGAGCTTGCAATACAACAGATAATGACCTTTTTTATATTAACTGGTGCAATCCCAGTTAGTGGTGGTGCCTATGGTGCCAATATGGGGGCTAACTTTTGGTCTAAAGACACCCTCGAAGGTGTGAAACAGGACGAAGAAGGATTCAAGAGTCTCAGAAAAACTGTCAAAAGATTTAGCAATTTCATTGAAAACTTCGAAATAAAGAAGTAGTTGAAGAGAATCAAACCTAAATTTCAATGAAAATTAATTATAAGTTATAAGAAATAAGTTATAAGTTATAACAAAATAGATTTAAAGTGAAGGTTAAACTTAAATTTAAAGCCTAATTGGCCTTAAAAAAAATGTGCGATTAAACTGTTATAAGTAATAAGTTATAAGTTATAAGGAAGATGTTACATGAAGATCATTGTAGATGAAGACAAGTGCACCGGATGTGGAATATGTAAAGAAGCTTGTCCCAAGGGTGCTAAAATATGGGATGTAAAAAAGAAGGCCATGGCAACAAACCTTGAATTCTGCCATTTATGTACAATATGTGCAGGAAAATGTCCTGAAGGTGCTATACAGGTAATTAGAGATGAACCAAATGAGAAAAAAGACTCTGAATAGAAAAACATCAGAAACTGATATCAGCGTAACCATGAATTTAGATGGTAACGGTGACTACGACATCAACACAGGAATCGAATTCTTCGATCACATGTTAAATTCCTTTGCCAGACATGGGTTTATAGATCTAACCATCCATGCCAATGGAGACATTGGAGTCGATGATCATCATACAATCGAAGACGTGGGAATACTTCTTGGAGAAACGTATAACGAAGTAATTGGGACAAAAAGGGGAATTAAAAGATTTTCTCATGCACTCATCCCTATGGATGATGCATTGGCCACCGTAGCAGTTGACATTAGTGGAAGGAGCTATGCAGTATTAGATTTCGAATTCAAAAAACCTAAAGTTGGAGATATGAGCACAGAAAATGTTGAACATTTCTTTGAATCCTTTGCGAATTCTGCAAAAATTAATATCAACGCCAAAATCGAAGGAGAAAATGATCATCATAAAATAGAAGCTTTATTTAAGGCATTTGCACGTGCTCTTAAGGATGCTTCTTTGATCGAACACGATTCACTACCATCTACCAAAGGTGCGTTGTAAAAGGAACTGGAAAAGATGAAAACTCTAATTGCTTGTTACTCCTATTCAGGGCACACATTGAAAGTTGCAAAAAAATTGCAAAAAGAAATAGGTGCCGATCTAACTGAGATAAAAACTGAAAAAGACAGATGGTATCTACTTAAAATCTTAGATTCCATAAGGGAGAAAAAGGCAACAATAAAACCCTGCCAGACAGACCTCATGAATTACGATAAATTGATTCTTTGCTGTCCTGTTTGGGCTGGTAAAACTCCAGCTGCTGTTAACCAGTACATGTTTGATTTAAAAAATATTAAAGACAAAGAATTTGGAGTCTTTATTACTTCTGGAGGGAATAGATCCCAAAAAGCTACCATTCAAATGAGGGAAAATTTGGATCTGCAAGGTATGAAATTTTTAGGTCAAATGAGGTTAATTACCAAAGATGTTGAGAATGAAAAATATGGGGAAATATTTCCACTATTCGCCGGAAAATTCAAGGACCCAAAATCAGAAAACTCCAAAAATATTACAGAGTAAATCCTAGGTTTTTCACTTCCTACTAAATCCATTAATAAAAAAATATGGAATATTCCCTCCACAATATCAATTAAGGGTTCGATTCCATTGTGAATGTTCTTTTAAAGAAGTAATCAAACAAGTATCCAAAATCAATACCAGATATCTTTTTTCCCTTAAATTTCTTATAAATGTCCATTCTTCCTTCTTCTAACTTTTTTGAAGTGATGCCATGTTTTATTGACAGGTCTGCTTCTATGAATGCTGCTAGTTTATCACAAGCCTTGATCAATTCCCCATCCAAGGGATAGTATTCATTTTTATTGTACTTTCGGTTAATTTCTTTAAAATCGATCCCCTTCTTAATGGAATCCTCTACCCTTACCTTGTTTACAAACTCATCCTTAGTGAAGTAGTTCATTTCCCTTCTCCATGATACAGGTAAGAGGGGAAGTAGTCTTGTTTTCATTTGATTCTCTTCAAATTCTTTAATTAAATCTTCAAGTCCCTTAACAGAACTTTTAACAGGAGATATTATATCCTTCGTAAGCACCTCCGGAAGGTCGTGGAAGAGTCCTGCAAAGAAATTGTTGTAAAGTCTCTTTGGGCATGCCTCATTTTCAAGTGAAAAGAGGTAAGAAGTTATTGCAACTATGTACATGTGCCCTAAAACCGAAGTTTTTGGAACACGCGGAGAATGGGCCCATCTCTCTTGAAACCTGAGCTGACCACAGAGATCTATGAATCCAAATGACTTTTTTTCAAGCGACAGTTTCTGAACACCTATTAGATCGTAATGATCCTCGATCTGATTTTCTATCTCTGCTTTAGTGTCTTCAATGCCATAAATAAATGGAGATGAATGATAAATGATTCTAAACTCCCAGTTTGTAGCCAAATAATGTGCAGCTTTGAGTATTTTTCTTTCAAATTTGGAATATTCAGTATCAAATAGATAACGTTTAAAATTAGCTTCAAATTGGGGTTTAAGACCTTTGAAATCCCCTTTCAATTTTGATATTACATGATCGTTTAGATCCTTGGCCTTTTCCTCCATCATCTTGTGGAATATCGGAGGTTTCAAATCAGTTAATATGGTTCTGTGTAAAAATTCAAAAATACCGCCTTCGATGAGTTTTTGCCAGTTTACATCAGCATTTCGATCTTTTTCCTCAAATTTGGCAATTACATATGCTAAAACCATTTTATGTGCTTGTTTATCTAATTCTGTTAATTCTACTGGCCGGATATGATCGTTCCATCTATTCATGCTAGCTGCTTCGTACAATCTTTCAATAAGATCCTCTATCATGCTACACCTGTAAAATTATTGAGAAAATCTAAAAATAATCTAATTCAAAAAAAAATATTTAAACGACCAAAGTTGGCCGTTTTAGAGTATGTTTATTCTGGTTTGTCAGCTAAAGCGACTTTACTTAGAGTCTGGCCTTTTCCACCGTGAGGAGTCCTTACAACGGTGTCGTTAGCTTTTTCTATGTCCCTTGCTTCAGATGCTAATTTAGCTGCTACACCTAACATTTCGTGAGCAGATGCAACTAAAGGTATGTACTTTTCAGCGTCCCTAACCATGAAACATCCTTCGACATCTATGTCTGCCACTTTGGTTGCTATTTCATATGCAGCCATTGCTTTTGCTTTTGCGTATGGGCTACCGAAAGCAGCTGCTTCGACAGCTTTATCCCTTGTTATAACAACTTTAGGGAGTTCGAGAGTTTCTCCAGATTCAACTGCAGTTACTGCAGCATCGATTGTGTTCTGAACTACTCTGTATGCTCCGGTTAAAGCTAACACTTTAATTACATCGGAGTTAAAAGATGCCATTTCTGTTGGGTCAAGGAATTCTCTCCTTGCACCTATCATTGGGTCTGCTTTGACGATGATGTAGCCTAAGCCTTGTTCATCCATTTCGTCCTTGGATCTTAATCCTGGAGCGTCACCAATTATGATTGCAGGAACGTCTGCTGCAGATAATAATTCTCTAGCTTTAGCAGGGCCTGGTGCACCTGGGTTTGGGCTTATGAATATAACAAAATCTCTGTCCATTTCTAACATTAATGGTACAGCCTTCTCGATTTCTTCTGGGTTCATTTTAGCCCCAGAACCAACTACACAAGTATCTATGTTTGGTCTGTCAGCCCTCTCATCAAGTAATAAGTCAATTACTGGGGAGGTACCGATGTTACCGCATTTAATGATTCCTATTTTTACAACCATTTTATCACCAGACTTGCTATTCAAATGATCTAATAAGTATTTTTTGATTTAATTTTTTTGACTAAGCTTTTATAGGTGTTGAGAAGGACGATATAAAGAGAACTAAAATTAGATTTGATGTACCTATACTGATCCTTTAAATTTAGGAATAAATCAATTCAACACGGAATCTAATCCTAAATTAATGTCTAAAACAAATTAACTCGCAAATATAAGTTTAATTGATAAATTTAGAGCATAATATTTATTTAAATTCGGATCTGGCATTCCATATGCTTCTAAAGCTTTGAATACCACTTGATGTGGTTTTGAGCTTATCAAAATTTTGTATGATTTCTAAAGTGTTTTTAACGGCAGTTTTACCATCATCTACTAATTTTCTACCGTTGGGAGTTTTTATTTCTAAGACTGCATCTGCAATATCCTTTATTTCAGCAACTTCGATCCCAATTTCATGGGCCAGATCCACACTTGCATGTTTCCTGTGAAATCCAGCTATTTTAACTGCAGGGGTGGAAAGTACTCCGGCTTCAATGGTTAAGCCCATACCCGCACCATATATTATTCCCTTAGATGCCTCCATAAGTCCAGGTAACTCAACATATCCCTCTAAAACCTTTAAATTCGGAGATTTTATGAAGGATTTAACATAAGATTCGCTGAATCTAAATGGGACAACAAGTATATTTGTATTGAGACTTTCCACTTGGCGTATAATATTTGGGACATCTTCCCCCTTCACATCTCCCCCTAAAACAAGTAAATAAAATTCATCTACTGAATATTTAGTTTTAACAGAATCAGAATCTTCCATTTCAAGTGAATCCACATAAACTGCCATGGGATAGCCTCCAATTGAATGCACATTTTTGAGGCCATATCTAGCTTCGACATACTCTTTGTATTCAGGAGATGGAACAGTGACTAAATTTGAAAATGCCAACATTTCTATTGGGTTGTAAATGTCTTGTTCGATGTGTAAGTTGGGTATTCTAAGGATTTTGGCTGCAGAAATCCCTTTTCGGACATCCCCTGCATTTCCACATGTCATTAAAAGATCAATATCCCTACCTCTTAGGAATTTAATGACTCGCCAGACATCCTCCATTACCAAAGTAGCAATCTTAGAGTTGGAACGTTTTTTAGCACCATGCCCCCTACTCTGGCCAATGGAATGTATTTCTGTACAGTAGTTACCCAGTATTTCTTCGACTCCGTGGCCATGGGTTAATCCAATGACATCCGCATCTAGCTGTTGAATAATCGGTACAAATGCTTTTGCTGGTGCCATTTCTGCTAAAACTGCTATTTTCATTGTCATCTCCACTTACCTTCTGGTTATGAATCTTTGTTGTGTGAGTTCCTTGCAAAATTTAAACCAAACTGGGGACATGCAGCTACATGGGTATGAACATAGCTTGCAACTGTGTTGTTTTCCATTAAACCATCATTAGAACCATCTATTCCACGACCCCTTAATATTTTAAAGGCATATTTAGGATTGTTTCCATCTACCTCGATCTTTGAATAGTGGAATTCGTGACCTTTAAACTGTTCCCCTTTGTTTAAAATGATGTTATCATTTTGCGCTTCTGAAATAACGTAACTCAATGCTTGAACATTCTTTGTCATTTTTGAAGGATATTTAAAAACATTGCACATTGAATGACCATTTATAGAATTGGATAAATACATCAGCCCCCCACATTCGGCATAAATGGGATGGGCATCGTTATGAAACTTAAGTATGGACTTCCTCATAGAACTGTTTCTTGATAGTTCCTTGGCAAATATTTCCGGGTAACCCCCTCCAATGTACAATCCATCCACATCAGGAATTGTTTCATCATGGATCGGGCTGAATGGGATAATTTTAGCTTTATTTGCTTCTAAAGATTCGATGTTTTCTTTGTAGTAGAACGTGAACACCTCATCCATTGCTACCCCTATCTTAACGGGTTTCTTATTTCCTTCCTCCCAAATTGGTTCCCTTCCACGAGGTAGATCACCGGAATTTTTCATTATAGCTATTAGGGCATCTAGATCTATGTTGTTGGTCATTTCTTCTCCCCATTTCTCAATGGATTGGAGAATATTTTGACGTTCTACAGCGGGTACCAACCCCAGATGTCGTTGTTCTACTGTTATAGCTTCTTTTCTAGGTATGCCCCCTATCACAGGAGTGTCTGAGAGTTTTTCCACGGCTTCCTTGGTTTTTAAATAGTGTTTTTTATTTTTCACGTAGTTTAAAATAACCCCATCTATCCGTATTGACGGATCAAGTGTTTTAAATCCAATAACTACTGCAGCAGCACTTTTAACAAGACTTCGCGAGTTTAGAATCAGGATCACTGGTGCATTTAGGGCTTTTGCTACAGATGCTGTGCTGCCCACTTCACCTAAAGGACTTATACCTTCATAAAGACCCCTGACACCTTCAATTATTCCCATATCTGATTTAGAGCTATTTATTCCCCTTTCAAATGCTTCGCGAATTTGACCATCTGACATGAAAAAAGAATCTAGATTCCTTGAAACATTTCCAGTGGCTAAACCATGATAAGTTGGATCTATATAATCAGGACCGGCTTTAAAGGGTTGGACATTGTACTCAGAAGAAAGGGCGCTCATTATGCCCGTAGAAATTGTTGTTTTACCAACTGCACTTCCTGTTCCTGCTATAACGGCTCTCATACTATTTAGTAAGTGTTGATCTTATTTATAATTTGATTATTTTTGAAAAATTATAATTAATATCAACTCATAATATTTTTTGTAATGAACAGAGTTAGAAGAATGGAAATTCTTGGAGAATCTGCCAAATACGACAGATGTAATTATGGAAATTACAATCCTGACAATTTTTTTTCTGAGAAATTACCCGGAGTCTATAATGCAACTAATCCTAACGGAGTTTGCATGCCGCTTTTCAAGGTTTTAATGACCAATAAATGTTCAAATGATTGTACCTACTGTGTCAATAACTGTGCCAACAAATTCAATAGAGTGGAACTATCTCCCTCAGAACTGACATCCATCTTTCTCGAATACTACAATAACAAGTTGGTTGAAGGTCTTTTTTTGAGTTCAGGGGTTCCGGGAGATATTGACGTGTCTATGGAAAACATGGTTGAAGTCGCAAGGCAGCTCAGGATGGATCATGGTTATCAGGGTTACATTCATTTGAAGATAT is part of the Methanobacterium lacus genome and encodes:
- the hisB gene encoding imidazoleglycerol-phosphate dehydratase HisB, producing MRKKTLNRKTSETDISVTMNLDGNGDYDINTGIEFFDHMLNSFARHGFIDLTIHANGDIGVDDHHTIEDVGILLGETYNEVIGTKRGIKRFSHALIPMDDALATVAVDISGRSYAVLDFEFKKPKVGDMSTENVEHFFESFANSAKININAKIEGENDHHKIEALFKAFARALKDASLIEHDSLPSTKGAL
- a CDS encoding F420-dependent methylenetetrahydromethanopterin dehydrogenase codes for the protein MVVKIGIIKCGNIGTSPVIDLLLDERADRPNIDTCVVGSGAKMNPEEIEKAVPLMLEMDRDFVIFISPNPGAPGPAKARELLSAADVPAIIIGDAPGLRSKDEMDEQGLGYIIVKADPMIGARREFLDPTEMASFNSDVIKVLALTGAYRVVQNTIDAAVTAVESGETLELPKVVITRDKAVEAAAFGSPYAKAKAMAAYEIATKVADIDVEGCFMVRDAEKYIPLVASAHEMLGVAAKLASEARDIEKANDTVVRTPHGGKGQTLSKVALADKPE
- a CDS encoding flavodoxin family protein; protein product: MKVLGICGSPRKQATHHVLNEALQMLDEKGFETEFYSLRGKNISPCRHCDYCMKHKECVVDDDMQDIYPLITEAEGIIMATPVYNGGLSAQLKAVMDRCRALGARDFDFLRYKVGMAIAVGGDRIGGQELAIQQIMTFFILTGAIPVSGGAYGANMGANFWSKDTLEGVKQDEEGFKSLRKTVKRFSNFIENFEIKK
- the cbiQ gene encoding cobalt ECF transporter T component CbiQ, which codes for MNGVSSILQLETETNKKSPLHAIDGRVKLVLLIFIIVYSVFSTQILVLIFLEIYLLILMYISNISFKTSLTRILLLLPFGGFIIAFQPFIHPGIIIWSGAFGIHITDAGLLWAVLLMSRLVVALTSIVILSSISPMQEVVESFRKLGMPREFALIFSLMIRFLFMFFDELNRIMHAQKTRCFDAFNKKLPYTWRMKQLGYTVAMMFLRAFERGETIYMSMASRGYSDKSHLYSDTRRKFGTPEYIFILATLSTVVCLQYLAMYLFTQFGILGMYIIK
- a CDS encoding HD domain-containing protein, which produces MIEDLIERLYEAASMNRWNDHIRPVELTELDKQAHKMVLAYVIAKFEEKDRNADVNWQKLIEGGIFEFLHRTILTDLKPPIFHKMMEEKAKDLNDHVISKLKGDFKGLKPQFEANFKRYLFDTEYSKFERKILKAAHYLATNWEFRIIYHSSPFIYGIEDTKAEIENQIEDHYDLIGVQKLSLEKKSFGFIDLCGQLRFQERWAHSPRVPKTSVLGHMYIVAITSYLFSLENEACPKRLYNNFFAGLFHDLPEVLTKDIISPVKSSVKGLEDLIKEFEENQMKTRLLPLLPVSWRREMNYFTKDEFVNKVRVEDSIKKGIDFKEINRKYNKNEYYPLDGELIKACDKLAAFIEADLSIKHGITSKKLEEGRMDIYKKFKGKKISGIDFGYLFDYFFKRTFTMESNP
- the cfbB gene encoding Ni-sirohydrochlorin a,c-diamide synthase, encoding MRAVIAGTGSAVGKTTISTGIMSALSSEYNVQPFKAGPDYIDPTYHGLATGNVSRNLDSFFMSDGQIREAFERGINSSKSDMGIIEGVRGLYEGISPLGEVGSTASVAKALNAPVILILNSRSLVKSAAAVVIGFKTLDPSIRIDGVILNYVKNKKHYLKTKEAVEKLSDTPVIGGIPRKEAITVEQRHLGLVPAVERQNILQSIEKWGEEMTNNIDLDALIAIMKNSGDLPRGREPIWEEGNKKPVKIGVAMDEVFTFYYKENIESLEANKAKIIPFSPIHDETIPDVDGLYIGGGYPEIFAKELSRNSSMRKSILKFHNDAHPIYAECGGLMYLSNSINGHSMCNVFKYPSKMTKNVQALSYVISEAQNDNIILNKGEQFKGHEFHYSKIEVDGNNPKYAFKILRGRGIDGSNDGLMENNTVASYVHTHVAACPQFGLNFARNSHNKDS
- the cbiM gene encoding cobalt transporter CbiM, translated to MHIPDGFIPLWQCAIYYVILIVALYFSQKWARKNLDEKMVPLMAVLAAGIFAIMSMNMPIPFGTSGHMVGGALVAIVFCAPEAAIIVFTLVLLVQGIFFGDGGVTALGANVLNMGIIGGFTGLYVFKALRKPIGKYPAIAIASWLSIFLAAEAVAVEMWLAGTFPLGAGLIFMGLYHAFIGIIEAVLTVVVIMALEKLRPDLLGWNRKRRVEDIDTETGEVAS
- a CDS encoding flavodoxin family protein; protein product: MKTLIACYSYSGHTLKVAKKLQKEIGADLTEIKTEKDRWYLLKILDSIREKKATIKPCQTDLMNYDKLILCCPVWAGKTPAAVNQYMFDLKNIKDKEFGVFITSGGNRSQKATIQMRENLDLQGMKFLGQMRLITKDVENEKYGEIFPLFAGKFKDPKSENSKNITE
- a CDS encoding 4Fe-4S binding protein; amino-acid sequence: MKIIVDEDKCTGCGICKEACPKGAKIWDVKKKAMATNLEFCHLCTICAGKCPEGAIQVIRDEPNEKKDSE
- a CDS encoding PDGLE domain-containing protein; amino-acid sequence: MNKKDKTLIIGGVIVCLIIAVLSPFLASPNPDGLEKSAENLAVSDDGLGYQAPFQDYYVAALGDGPLAEVVALAIGILIALGVGFAVAYVLKRRKPKESE